Proteins from a single region of Gordonia hongkongensis:
- a CDS encoding NADPH-dependent F420 reductase: protein MKIGIIGAGFIGGTLTRRLASLGHEVRVANSRDPETLAELASETGATAVWAADAAKDADLVIVSIPQKNTPDLAPGILDARKPDAPVIETNNYYPQQRDGKIEAIENGTPESVWVSELLGVPVYKVFNGIYWKHLLNKGVPAGTEGRIALPIAGDDTAGKEIVFRVVDELGFDPVDAGPLAESWRQQPGTPVYGKDFGVDDTLKALAEASPERTAEWRA from the coding sequence GTGAAGATCGGGATCATCGGAGCGGGATTCATCGGCGGGACGCTCACGCGTCGTCTGGCATCGTTGGGGCACGAGGTGCGGGTGGCGAACTCGCGCGACCCGGAGACGCTGGCCGAACTGGCCTCCGAGACCGGCGCCACCGCCGTTTGGGCCGCCGACGCCGCGAAGGACGCCGACCTGGTGATCGTCAGCATCCCGCAGAAGAACACCCCCGACCTCGCGCCGGGCATCCTCGACGCCCGCAAGCCCGACGCCCCGGTGATCGAGACCAACAACTACTACCCCCAGCAGCGCGACGGCAAGATCGAGGCGATCGAGAACGGCACCCCCGAGAGCGTGTGGGTGTCGGAACTGCTCGGCGTCCCGGTGTACAAGGTGTTCAACGGGATCTACTGGAAGCACCTGCTGAACAAGGGCGTACCCGCGGGCACAGAGGGCCGTATCGCGCTGCCGATCGCCGGCGACGATACGGCGGGCAAGGAGATCGTGTTCCGCGTGGTCGACGAACTCGGGTTCGACCCGGTCGACGCCGGACCGCTCGCCGAGTCGTGGCGGCAACAGCCGGGAACGCCGGTGTACGGCAAGGATTTCGGCGTCGACGACACCCTCAAGGCGCTCGCCGAGGCGTCGCCGGAACGCACCGCTGAGTGGCGCGCCTGA
- a CDS encoding SLC13 family permease, translating into MVQRSGERPRDNRSDTPGSAGRGSGSPDSQQEFDEIDHQSAGERADEVEPKMRRRQWIGLVAGVALAALVYVILPAEVGQGARLTASTAVLMGLWWMTEAIPIPATALLPLVIFPVFGSDEAGESISVNDVGAAYGNNVIFLFMGGFIIALAMQRWNLHRRIALVTVAAMGTKPPMVIAGFMIATGFLSMWVSNTATAVMMIPIGVSVLALVLDLGKESGTDAPAPKATGTDEPVDGETLTQAVIKSNFGTALMLGIAYAASIGSLGTIIGTPPNTLLVGYLEGEGIDIGFLEWMIAGVPLAVIFLAIAWFLLTHVLFKPEIDDIPGGRRIIRDQLDGLGSMSQGEIRVAAIFGLTALAWIAVPLIWDENPPISDTGIAMTAAILLFLLPSGSKPGVRLLDWETAIKLPWGVLLLFGGGLALSQQFESSGLTAWIGDVAAGLDTIPVIVLVVIAATAIIFLTEITSNTATAATFLPVAGGVAMGMGLDPLVLTIPVALAATCAFMLPVATPPNAVAYASGYVTIGQMIRGGLWLNLIGIVLITLAAYTVFAWSLGIAY; encoded by the coding sequence ATGGTGCAGCGCAGCGGCGAACGGCCACGCGACAACCGGTCCGACACACCGGGCTCGGCCGGCCGAGGCTCCGGATCGCCTGACTCACAGCAGGAGTTCGACGAGATCGACCACCAGTCGGCGGGTGAGCGCGCCGACGAGGTGGAACCGAAGATGCGGCGTCGGCAGTGGATCGGACTCGTTGCCGGCGTGGCACTCGCGGCACTGGTCTACGTGATACTGCCCGCCGAGGTCGGGCAGGGAGCCCGGCTCACGGCGTCGACCGCAGTTCTCATGGGCCTCTGGTGGATGACCGAGGCGATACCCATCCCCGCGACCGCGCTGCTGCCGCTGGTGATCTTCCCGGTCTTCGGCTCAGACGAAGCAGGCGAATCGATCTCGGTGAACGACGTCGGCGCGGCCTACGGGAACAACGTCATCTTCCTGTTCATGGGCGGCTTCATCATCGCCCTCGCGATGCAACGGTGGAATCTGCACCGCCGCATAGCCCTGGTGACCGTCGCAGCGATGGGCACCAAGCCGCCGATGGTCATCGCCGGCTTCATGATCGCCACCGGATTCCTCTCGATGTGGGTGTCCAACACCGCAACCGCCGTGATGATGATCCCGATCGGCGTGTCGGTCCTGGCGCTGGTGCTCGACCTCGGCAAGGAATCGGGCACCGACGCCCCCGCGCCGAAGGCCACCGGCACCGACGAACCGGTGGACGGTGAGACCCTCACCCAGGCGGTCATCAAGAGCAACTTCGGCACGGCACTGATGCTCGGCATCGCCTACGCCGCATCGATCGGATCGTTGGGCACGATCATCGGCACCCCGCCCAACACCCTCCTGGTCGGATACCTCGAGGGTGAAGGCATCGACATCGGGTTCCTGGAGTGGATGATCGCCGGCGTCCCGCTCGCCGTGATCTTCCTGGCCATCGCGTGGTTCCTGCTCACTCACGTCCTGTTCAAGCCGGAGATCGACGACATCCCCGGCGGCCGGCGCATCATCCGCGATCAGCTCGACGGCCTCGGCTCGATGTCGCAGGGCGAGATCCGGGTCGCCGCGATCTTCGGCCTCACCGCACTGGCGTGGATCGCGGTCCCGCTGATCTGGGACGAGAATCCGCCGATCTCGGACACCGGCATCGCGATGACGGCGGCGATCCTGCTGTTCCTGCTGCCCAGCGGCTCCAAACCCGGTGTGCGCCTGCTCGACTGGGAGACCGCGATCAAACTGCCATGGGGAGTGCTGCTGCTGTTCGGCGGCGGCCTCGCCTTGTCCCAGCAGTTCGAGTCCAGCGGACTGACCGCCTGGATCGGCGACGTGGCCGCCGGGCTCGACACGATCCCGGTCATCGTGCTGGTGGTCATCGCGGCGACCGCGATCATCTTCCTCACCGAGATCACGAGCAACACCGCGACAGCGGCAACCTTTCTCCCGGTCGCCGGAGGCGTGGCCATGGGAATGGGTCTCGACCCTCTGGTGCTCACGATCCCCGTCGCCCTCGCCGCAACCTGCGCATTCATGCTCCCGGTGGCGACGCCACCGAACGCGGTGGCCTACGCCAGCGGGTACGTCACCATCGGTCAGATGATCCGCGGCGGGCTCTGGCTCAACCTCATCGGGATCGTGCTCATCACCCTCGCCGCCTACACCGTGTTCGCGTGGTCTCTCGGCATCGCGTACTGA